A segment of the Bos taurus isolate L1 Dominette 01449 registration number 42190680 breed Hereford chromosome 8, ARS-UCD2.0, whole genome shotgun sequence genome:
cctccatcccacagtacccaatccctatgtaatcttgggagaaatcccacacagtgccaagtggtttacagtcttggatctcaaagatgcattttttttgcataccactggctaaagaatcccaatacctttttgcctttgagtgggaggccccaggagaaaaacaccaacagatgacttggacagtattacctcaggagttcagagatagcccccacctgtttggacaggcccttagccgggatctcctagatctggacctgggacctaatgggaaactattacaatacgtagatgacctactaatctgttctccagatgagaaaagtgtcAACAACATGCAATTGtctaaacttcttggcagaaaggggatataaagtctcccgtgctaaggcacagatggtcaagacaaaggtcacttacctgggagttcagattacacacaggtccaggaggctgtcctctcatcgggtacaaggaatcctccaatTGCCCTCCCCCACATCTCGaaaacaattgcgagctttcctggggctaactggatATTGTggaatctggatacccaactataGTTTAATTGCCAAGCCCTTATAGGAAAGCTTAAAGGGATgggatgattcaatcccactgatgtgaggaactcctcaaaagaaggtagaggctacactaaaacaggccttaactcaggcacctgccttgaggttgccagacccagaaaaagcattccaactttatgtccatgaaagagagggaataaatagccttgggagtgttaactcaaaggttgggatctgagccccagccagtagcttacttatccaagaggctggATCCAACTACCCAAGGCTGGCccccctgccttcgaaatcttgcagctattgcaatcatgatagaagatgctttaaaactttcctttgggggcaaactatttttaccagccaccaagtaaaacaactaaatgggagaggccatttatggatgtctgatcaaaaaatcctcagatatcaagtaatatgatggaaaatccaggcctcactatatccccttgtgaggttcttaacccagccaccctcctccctacccctGAGGgccctctcccctttcactcttgtctagaaaccttggactggacaaaaccccgagagggattgtcagaagattctctgaccaatcctgaggaaatctggtacagtgatggaagcagctttgtcttggatggaaaaagaagagccaggtatgcagtagtctccaattttgagaccatagaggctaagcctctgccaccaggtacttcagcccaattagctgagctcatagccctgacttgagctttagagctggaaagaggaaaaagaatagccatttacactgactccaagtatgccctttctggtgctacatgcacatgcggctatttggaaagaaaggggccacttgaccaccccgagtgtccccaatcaaatatggtgatcagattcttcgACTCTTGGAGGCAGTTCATCTgaccactgaggtttcagtctcccactgtaaaggacaccaaaaagggaacacagaagtggcacgagggaaccaagcagctgatcaggcagctaggagagcagcattacagaaccatgacctaatagggattgccaacttagttccacagactaatttgccagaaactccttcatatactgaaggtgagattcttaaagctaagagcgagggctttcaagaagatcatatggggtggttccaaaaggagggactcctttttctgcctgggaacctccagtggaagttggttaactccttacatgccactactcatttaggagaaaaggccctccaaagattaccagaaaggtccttcagaggaacaggcttcCAAACAACTATAACACAGGTTgttcctcttgtcccacttgccaattaaacaacccccaaggagctcgaagaccccagctggcccagcccatccaacgacgtggggcctacccaggagaggactggcagatggacttcacccagatgccagtttctcaagggtataaatacctattagttatgatagatacattcacagaatggattgaaggctttcccacctggactgagaaggctgaggacgtgataaaaaaaactgctccatgaaatcattccaagatttggtctgcccaggtcattacaaagtgacaatgggacatcatttacttctaaggtcacccaaggggtctcgaaagcattgggcattacttaatatctccattgtgcctggaggcctcaatcttcaggaaaagtagaaagagccaatcaattcttaaaatgagtgataaaaaagataacccaggagacctccctgggatggaaggaggctttaccaatagctctccacCGCACccgcattgcccctaaggaacaggttggtcttagtccttatgagatgctatatgggagaccttttgtttatgtcaatgacctcttcctagatccagaggttcagaccctccagtcttataccatggccattgggcaattccaacaggatatacgcttgtggcgtatgaaccaggacccaaaagattctaaagagtcaccactatgtgctccaggaactcaagtcctaattaaagtctggaaagatgggtccccaaaggctcaactccagcccacatggaagggcccctaccctgtagtACTTTCTACCCCCatagcagtcaaggtaccaggacatgactcctggattcactacgcATGAGTCAagctgtggaagaaaacagaaaaggacactcaatacacctgtgagcccctgggagatctcagatacctattcaggactaccaatgagtgtcattctaatgaacacccccaaaatctggtttATGGGGATAAGATTTCTAGGATAACTCTAAAGAGCtaacacagcttgacagagactgtactccaaaacagacaggagatagatcttctgatccctgaacaaggagggacttgagccatcctggcTATGTGAATTTAGAACTGACTAAtgtccctactagtccttgttattGCTATATTGATGATActtatgattattccatgtactgtcaattgtctaacctgttttgtctctgctgaggtcaaccagctacaacatgtggtgccagttcaacaaagatataaaactacagctgaccaagggaaatatcacacacccttggacaccgCTATAGGACTCTGAGGATTGAGACTGGCAAGAGGGGGAGTCCCAATATCCCTcgccatcccagttcagcaggaagtatcCAGAAAGACCTCAACACCGCttttcccaaagaattgggcctcccatctcttgaggtgggaatgttaggtaggtagaatagggaacaggagtccaaaatggtggagctaaaagacaaggaaggtcaaaggaaggtccgaggaccagagtgaagacttcaggtagaacaaacagcactcctggctaagcccaatttgcatagggcaggcccaggtggaggaaaaaacatataaaaggaggagccaaagcatgCACGCGCACGCGCgcgctcgctctctctctctctctctctctctctccctccctccctccccgtgcactcctccactctcttctcttcgagtctttggGTTGGTATTCCCTCACActtcgaggatggattctcctgctatcttctaaataaaatagagctgtaacactgatttgcctaaaaGCTATaacatggtttgtccaagacccgagagctgtgacgcacagagggctttaatgtctgtcgCTCCaattctttgttgtgacgagacaaagaactgaggaacatacactcgtgtgACACAACCTTGGCCAGATGAGCAACCTGGAAGTGAAAAATACATCCTGACCTTTCTCTCCACGCAGCTTCCTTAGGCCAAGACATGTCCTGCCTGAAGCTGGGAATATTTTCCTCTCTAAAATACGAAAGCTAAGGAAGCAGGCTTTTTCAAGTTTTTGGTTCAGTTCTTGCAAGGGAAGATCCTCCCCTAGCTctgaagaaaatgcaaataagaatACAGACTTCTGCCTAGAAGAGCAAGAAGCCTGTTCTACAGACTTGATCAGTGTCCTAGTCCATCTGGGCCGGTAGGTGGCACGCTTCCACTGTAATTATTTTTAGTAGCCTCAAGAGGAAAAGGGATCCTGCTTTCTAGTCCATTTTGGCCAAGGCTGTTGTTACAGTATTGTAACAAGGACATTCTCTCATTCCCAAAAGTATTCATCTCAAGAAAAACAATAACCTCTTACATAAGAGTTTCTGAAAAGCCTAGAACTTTGACTCAAACTTTTAAGTGGTGGCTTTGCactgtcagggcttcccttgtggctcagacagtaaagaatctgcctccaatgtgggagacccaggtttgatccctgggtggggaagatcccctggagaaggaaatgacaatccactccagtattctgcctggagaatcccatggacagaggaccatggtgtggcaaagagtcggcacaactaagtgactacGCTTTGCAATCTTAAGGAGAAATCGGTAGCCAGAaccacaaagaaacaggaaagaactGTATGAATGGCTGGTGCAGGGGAAGGACCAGTGAATCTGGAGAGCGTACTGGGAATTGCTACGTTGTGAGGAAGTACCGGCATACTTTGTTTTATCCCATTTTCCAGATAATTGCATTCTTTACACATTGAAGGCTTGTGACAACCCCGTGTCAGGCAAGTCTATCAATGCCATTTTAAATAGCCCTTGCatactctgtgtctctgtgtcccaCTGCAGTAATTCTCAGGATAGTTCAAACCTTCACCGGCAAAAAACTCTGAAGGCCCAGATGCTCATTGGTGATTTTTCACTATTAAGTATGTATGGTTAGGCCATTCAGGATGACTGTTCTCTTACTCTCTGTACATCCCCTTCCCCACCAGTACACCCTATGCACATGACTGGCTTTTCTCTGTACTTGTCCCAGGGCCCAGATTTGATCTCTTTTGTCAAAGGGGTGGTGAGGGGCGTGTGCCTCTACTGCTTTCCATGATAATTAATGAGCCCACATGATCTCAGTCCCCCAATGATCAGCAATCTctcccccatctccctctcctccttccccattccCTACTTCCCCACCCTCTACTCCCCACCCCTCCATTGCTCTCAGAATGAAGCCTTTCACCATGTATTAATACTTTCCACCCTCAGTGCATCACACATGGTGGGGTgttgctccaggaccttgcttcagacatGTAAGTGCCTACCATCCATTAAACAATCCCTGCCTCTGTTCTTGATGGCAGATTCTTTCTTTGGTCCTGAAGCTGGGCAAAAGCCTGCAGGGTACAATCAACAATCGGTGGCAGGCAGGAAACAGCAGAAACTCCTGTGAGTGCCAAGATACAGGATCGGGAAAGGAAAGTTATTGAGGGCATACACTAGCATGTGGGGCCCAAAAGTTGCTGGGTCATCCTGAGGTGGCTGTCCACTAACCAAGGGGGCCCAAAAGTTGCTGGCTGTAATCCCAAAACTGTAGGGTATTTCTGAGGTGGCCATCCGCTACCATACGGTGCCCAAGAATTGCAGGGGGAATCTCAGAAGCAACAGGGAAATCCCTGGCTGGCTGTCCACTAGGACATGGGGCTTTGAGTGGCTGTCCTTGTTGAATGGGGGCTGCCTAAAGATCTAGAGGACAATGGCCTCTGCCAGCTCTGATACTGTATCAAAGTGAGCCTTTTGTAATTGGTTAAGCCAGCTTTCTGGAAGGAATTGGTATTTCTCTTGTGCCTTTGCCATATAAGTGATCTACCTGGCTCTCTGGAACGTTAATGGTCTCTGATCTCTAAGAGTAAGGAGAAAAAAGAGCTTTTAGGTAAACTCtatagaaataattatatttaggtaacgtctgtctaaaatagtctccCCAGATTTTGATGACTTGAAACTAAGTAAAGAGAAATCATTGACTTTCTGTACTGTGTGCTTGGTTGTGGCAgcctctttgggacccatgggctatagccctccaggttcttctgtccatggggattctccagacaagaatactggagtgggtagcccagcccccctccaggggatcatcctaacccaggtctcctgcattgcaggcagattctttagcaactgaaccaccagggaagcccaagaaaacaggagtgggtaggtagcctatcccatcttcaggggatcttcctgaccaaggaattgaaccggggtctcctgctcagcaggtggattctttaccagctgagcaccagggaagccttgcaggCAGCTTAGAAAGATATATAGTATTATTTGTCTTTCCAGCATCATATGTACCTAACGCTTCCCAAGTGAGAACATTCTTTCCTTTACTTCACTTTGAAGGCTTTagtataattgaaataaaataatactgttttttATGTCCTCTTCTCTGTAAGACTGAGAGTTTCCATGCAGTAGGAACTACATTTGCTTTATTCACTTGTATTCCTTGGTGACACAGTATGTCACTTAGGTGCtcaacatatatgtataatatgaatggaatgaataaaaaaatgtaatcacgcattgtttaataaaatattaaatggagGATTGGATTTAATTTTTGAGTaaggaaattcattttctttcataagaATTTAATAAATAGAACAAAGTACAAAATTAATAACATGAAATGGTAAAcatgttttagaaattttaatatgatatattaatattGATGTATAGatgaattggaaaagactctgatgctgggagggatagggggcaggaggagaaggggacgacagaggatgagatggctggatggcatcactgactcgatggaagtgagtctcagtgaactccgggagttggtgatggacagggaggcctggcgtgctgcgattcatggggttgcaaagagtcggacacgactgagcgactgatctgatctgatctcatagATGAATtgtaattttacaaatattttaagtatgttAGGTGCAAGAAGGAATAAGTAAATCAGCAACGGATAACATCAGGGCAGGCATGACTTTAGGACTCATGCCCCTACAGCTGAATACTTTTATATCTACTTGCTTATTAGTACTGACAAAGTATCGGCTAAAGTAATTCAATGAATTTGGTGGCCAAAGCAGAAATCAGTCGACTGAAATGAACACAGGTGAGTGTACGAGGGTGATGTGGCATCTTAGTCGTTGAGAGTCATCTCAAGCTGAGTTCAGATCTCCATCCATCTTTCTTAACCTTTTTTACAGGCTGCTTGATGAAGACAGGGCTCCATCATCTCCACTCTGACGATTTCCCAGGTGCAGTCACTGTATTCTTTCTCTTTCAGGTAGACATGGATTCCGTGGAAGTACCTCTTCAAGACCAGAGTGGGGCCCATTCTTCCCAGGGCAGAGTCTTCCTCTCCCGTCACCTGCCCCTGGCAGGCATCCAGGTCGTCCAGCTGCTGTTGCAGTCCAGTGCGGAGCTGCTCCAGAAGGGCAGTGTCCCAGGCAGCAAAGAAGCACTCTGTGTGGAAGAGGGTGAAGCTCTGCTGGAGCATCTCATGGAGCACAGAGATGGCCTGGGCCTCCTGGAGCTGGTCACCCTCCACCATCTGCTGGGGAAAACCGAAGCCTTTTCTGTTCTACAGACAGGAGTGAGGGGAGAGTCTGCTCATTTGGCCCAGGAGCCTGAGGTTTTGCTTGAAACGTGGTTCTGAGAGAGATCACAGCCCAGAGATCCTCCCGGGCCATAGCTGATCAGCACCAGGGTTATTAGTAGAGAGAGTGTGAAATCCATGGGGAAGATGAGGTTGCTGCTTGGCTGGCTGAGATGGCATATGGTGGAACTCTGGAGGTAGGGTGTCTAATGATAATCTTTCTAAGCAAGGCTTTTAATTAGGGAACACAGTACTCATTGTCTGAAAATTTCTGTCTCACTTCCCCTGTGTGTtttcatttagatattttctaTCTGACCTAGAAAAAGTACTCAAGCTAAACTCTTAATTTTTATGGTAGAAAGTTAACTTTCCCAATAAACTTTGGATTTATCAATGCAAATCTATGTCAGTTAAATGAGAAACTAAAGAAAGGCTGAAATTATGTAAGTATGTAAAGACTTATAGAGGTATACATACTTATTATGT
Coding sequences within it:
- the LOC101908039 gene encoding LOW QUALITY PROTEIN: interferon tau (The sequence of the model RefSeq protein was modified relative to this genomic sequence to represent the inferred CDS: inserted 2 bases in 2 codons; substituted 2 bases at 2 genomic stop codons); translation: MDFTLSLLITLVLISYGPGGSLGCDLSQNHVXKQNLRLLGQMSRLSPHSCLXNRKGFGFPQQMVEGDQLQEAQAISVLHEMLQQSFTLFHTECFFAAWDTALLEQLRTGLQQQLDDLDACQGQVTGEEDSALGRMGPTLVLKRYFHGIHVYLKEKEYSDCTWEIVRVEMMXALSSSSSLXKRLRKMDGDLNSA